The Mastacembelus armatus chromosome 9, fMasArm1.2, whole genome shotgun sequence genome contains a region encoding:
- the me2 gene encoding NAD-dependent malic enzyme, mitochondrial has protein sequence MLSRLRTTWSLKPCVSVCRWAHTKEKGKPLMLNPRTNKGMAFSLQERQILGIHGLLPPKVETQDIQALRFQNNLKKMTDPLEKYIYLMGIQERNERLFYRVLMEDIEELMPIVYTPTVGLACTHYGHIFRRPKGLFISILDKGHVRSILDNWPETNVSAVVVTDGERILGLGDLGVYGMGIPVGKLCLYTACAGIRPEKCLPVVIDVGTDNETLLEDPFYMGLYQKRDRSQAYDDLIDEFMEAVVDKYGQDTLIQFEDFGNHNAFRFLRKYREKFCTFNDDIQGTASVALAGLLAAQRAIGKPITEHRVLFLGAGEAALGIANLIVMAMTETGMTQAEARKKIWMYDKYGLLVKGRQQETDTNQEAFVHESPGNVESFLDAVNTIKPTAIIGVAGAGRLFTHDVIKAMGILNERPIIFSLSNPTNKAECTPNDAYTLTNGRCLFASGSPFGPVTLSDGRVLTPGQGNNAYIFPGVALAVILSRVRHISDTVFLEAAKALAEQVTDKELEEGRLYPPLSNIREVSIQMAIKLVEYVYAKGMAFRYPEPLDKNGFIRATVWNTNYDCFLPDTYDWPGIGFSPKAK, from the exons ATGTTGTCCAGGCTGAGGACAACCTGGTCCCTGAAgccctgtgtctctgtttgtagATGGGCACACACCAAAGAGAAGGGCAAGCCCCTCATGCTCAACCCTCGCACCAACAAA GGCATGGCCTTCTCTCTACAGGAGCGACAGATTTTGGGGATACATGGTCTGCTGCCTCCTAAAGTGGAGACTCAGGACATTCAGGCCTTGCGCTTCCAGAATAATCTCAAGAAGATGACTGACCCCCTAGAAAA GTACATCTATTTGATGGGCATCCAGGAAAGGAATGAGAGACTTTTCTATAGGGTGTTGATGGAGGACATCGAGGAATTGATGCCAATAGTCTATACCCCCACTGTAGGCCTGGCCTGCACACACTATGGTCACATCTTTAGAAGACCCAA AGGCCTATTCATCTCCATCCTGGACAAAGGACATGTCCGCTCCATTCTGGACAACTGGCCAGAGACTAATGTTTCA GCCGTAGTAGTAACTGATGGAGAACGCATTTTAGGATTAGGGGACCTTGGCGTTTATGGAATGGGCATCCCCGTCGGGAAACTTTGCCTGTACACTGCTTGTGCTGGCATTAGACCTGAGAAATGTCTGCCAGTTGTGATAGATGTTGGCACAGACAATGAG ACCCTCCTTGAGGATCCATTTTACATGGGCCTCTACCAAAAACGTGACCGCTCTCAAGCCTATGATGATCTGATTGATGAGTTCATGGAAGCTGTGGTGGATAAATATGGGCAAGACACGCTGATCCAGTTTGAGGACTTCGGGAACCACAATGCCTTTCGTTTCCTCAGAAAATACAGGGAGAAATTCTGCACCTTCAATGATGACATTCAAG GCACTGCATCTGTAGCCCTTGCTGGTCTGTTAGCGGCTCAGAGAGCTATTGGCAAACCCATCACTGAACACCGGGTGCTTTTTTTGGGAGCTGGAGAG GCTGCTCTTGGTATTGCCAATCTGATTGTCATGGCCATGACGGAGACAGGTATGACCCAGGCTGAGGCCAGAAAGAAGATTTGGATGTATGATAAATATGGCTTACTAGTAAAG GGCAGACAGCAAGAAACGGACACTAATCAGGAGGCATTTGTGCATGAGAGTCCAGGTAATGTGGAGAGCTTCCTAGATGCTGTCAACACCATTAAACCCACAGCCATCATCG GTGTGGCAGGAGCTGGACGTCTGTTCACCCATGATGTTATCAAGGCCATGGGAATCCTGAATGAACGGCCAATCATCTTTTCTCTGAGTAACCCAACCAATAAAGCCGAGTGCACACCAAATGATGCCTACACACTCACTAAT GGCAGATGTCTTTTTGCCAGTGGCAGTCCCTTTGGTCCAGTGACTCTGAGTGATGGCCGTGTCCTCACTCCTGGACAAGGGAACAATGCTTACATCTTTCCAG GAGTGGCCCTTGCTGTGATCCTGAGTAGAGTGAGACACATCAGTGACACTGTATTCTTAGAGGCTGCCAAG GCCCTTGCAGAGCAGGTGACTGATAAAGAACTTGAAGAAGGCAGGCTCTATCCTCCTCTTTCCAATATCAGAGAGGTCTCTATCCAGATGGCTATCAAA TTGGTGGAGTATGTCTATGCTAAAGGTATGGCATTCCGCTACCCTGAGCCTTTGGACAAGAATGGCTTCATACGTGCGACTGTCTGGAACACCAACTATGACTGCTTCTTGCCAGACACCTATGACTGGCCAGGTATCGGCTTCAGCCCAAAGGCTAAGTAG